The Acropora muricata isolate sample 2 chromosome 5, ASM3666990v1, whole genome shotgun sequence genome includes a window with the following:
- the LOC136918479 gene encoding coronin-7-like, with protein MKRFQASKYRNAAPKIPKKEEYISGIRVGDLKSCFGNHIKASDKFMTFNVEFGGGSLGVLPLGDVGRKDHFLPTLHAHSDFVTDMDFSPFDGRILATGSYDCSIKLWKIPDEGINQELSSTLCKLPSQPGRVENVLFHPSASEVLSSSCGTSLTVWDLQKQQSKYNLDSHGDIVQSFCWKGDGSLSATSSKDKKIRILDPRCSSIVGKCDGFSGLIDSRILWLGSTDRILGSGFNAAHHREVIVWDVHNLAKPIQTLRFDTSSAGILMPFFDPDTNMLFLAGKGDSFIHYLEASSSAASFLTQNSTQIFDEQHKGMAIVPKLAMDVMSGEVVRLLQLTKSTVVPLSYCVPRRSYKDFHADLFPDTVAREASMTAEEWFSGSNIPMKKVSLNPMNSKTQTKQQPPKVMPQKSDVTKEKPDLQAQTASASKDKTASQSISAGDSTIESPAKPIKAFTGVRTSKFRHLYGTPMHKSNNIENVRNLSISLPGDSDGFQVNRDFVAYPLSGPGGQIAVVSLTNPCRLPDAGMPTIQCGSSIMDFTMDPLNKQKIAVACENGFVSVWEIPDGGLTENIDTPSVLLKGHQDKPNVVRYHPTASGVLASAALDLTVKIWDINSAKALITLAGHTEQIFSLSWKSDGTQLASLSRDHKVRLYDPRLKVSPLQTGPGPVGSRGARVVWGGPSGNWLIVTGFGRMSTRIISVYDSRNLSETLSTLEINIAPSVLIPFYDEDSAVLFLSSKGETTVFAFEIAEEAPHIFELSHYRVKEPYQAVGFLPKTVCDIKKVEFARAVKLNKTSIDLITFQVPRVKMEYFQDDLFPPSRAWWEPALTSSQWFAGENGQQKKLSLKPADMKPLSEAPKREPIARKYDSRHELDDAKTTDEQKEELISSMVEKLRSYDEEPLPQDLHEGVDDDEWDD; from the exons ATGAAGCGATTTCAAGCGTCCAAATATCGGAATGCAGCTCCAAAGATTCCAAAAAAGGAG GAATATATCTCTGGTATCAGAGTTGGAGATCTTAAAAGTTGTTTTGGAAATCACATAAAAGCAAGTGATAAGTTCATGACATTCAATGTGGAGTTTGGAG GGGGAAGTCTTGGTGTTCTTCCACTTGGAGATGTTGGCAGGAAAGATCATTTTCTACCCACACTTCATGCACACTCAG ATTTTGTAACTGACATGGACTTTTCACCCTTTGATGGAAGAATTCTAGCAACTGGTTCCTATGATTGTTCA AtaaaactgtggaaaattccAGATGAAGGAATAAATCAAGAATTATCCTCAACACTTTGCAAACTTCCATCACAGcct GGTCGTGTGGAAAATGTTCTTTTCCATCCATCAGCTAGCGAA GTATTGAGTAGCTCCTGTGGGACGTCTCTTACTGTATGGGATTTACAGAAGCAGCAGTCAAAATACA ACTTGGACAGTCATGGTGACATAGTTCAGAGTTTCTGTTGGAAGGGAGATGGTTCCTTGTCAGCTACTTCTAGTAAG gACAAAAAGATAAGGATTTTAGATCCACGATGTTCTTCTATTGTTGGG AAATGTGATGGCTTTTCAGGACTTATTGACTCAAGAATACTATGGCTGGGAAGCACCGACAGAATTCTTGGTTCTGGTTTTAATGCT gCTCACCATCGTGAAGTTATAGTCTGGGATGTTCACAACTTGGCCAAACCGATACAGACATTGAGATTTGATACCTCATCTGCAGG AATCTTGATGCCATTTTTTGACCCAGACACCAACATGTTGTTTCTGGCAGGGAAG GGTGACTCATTTATTCATTACCTTGAGGCATCTTCTAGTGCTGCATCTTTCCTTACACAAA aTTCCACACAGATATTTGATGAACAGCATAAAGGAATGGCCATTGTTCCTAAGCTCGCAATGGATGTAATGTCAGGTGAAGTGGTGCGACTCCTTCAACTCACCAAGTCCACTGTGGTACCTCTTAGTTACTGTGTGCCTCGCAGG TCTTACAAGGATTTTCATGCGGATCTTTTTCCTGACACTGTGGCCAGAGAAGCTTCCATGACTGCTGAAGAATGGTTCAGTGGCTCTAATATCCCT atgaaAAAAGTGTCTCTGAACCCAATGAACTCAAAGACACAGACCAAACAGCAGCCACCCAAAGTCATGCCACAAAAAAGCGATGTAACTAAAGAGAAGCCTGATTTACAAGCCCAGACAGCAAGTGCATCTAAAGACAAG ACAGCTAGCCAGTCCATTTCAGCCGGTGACTCTACGATTGAATCACCAGCAAAACCTATTAAGGCATTCACAGGTGTCCGTACATCAAAATTTAGACACCTTTATGGTACACCCATGCACAAAAGCAACAATATAGAGAATGTGCGTAACTTGAGTATATCTTTACCGGGAGACAGTGATGGATTTCAAGTTAATCGAGACTTTGTGGCATATCCACTGTCAGGACCTGGTGGACAGATAGCAGTTGTTTCA CTTACAAACCCATGCAGACTGCCAGATGCAGGAATGCCCACAATTCAGTGTGGGAGTAGCATAATGGACTTCACTATGGATCCactcaataaacaaaaaattgcTGTTG CTTGTGAAAATGGCTTTGTTAGTGTATGGGAAATACCAGATGGTGGGCTAACTGAGAACATTGATACTCCATCTGTGTTGTTAAAAG GTCACCAGGATAAACCAAATGTAGTGAGGTACCACCCTACAGCCAGTGGGGTGCTTGCATCAGCTGCCTTGGATTTAACAGTCAAAATCTGGGACATAAACAGTGCTAAAGCTTTGATAACTCTTGCAGGTCACACGGAGCAG ATATTTAGCTTGAGCTGGAAATCTGATGGAACACAGCTAGCTTCTCTTTCAAGAGACCACAAAGTCAGATTGTATGATCCAAGATTGAAGGTGTCTCCACTACAG ACAGGCCCTGGACCTGTAGGAAGCCGTGGAGCTCGTGTTGTTTGGGGTGGACCAAGTGGTAATTGGTTGATTGTCACAGGATTTGGCAG AATGAGCACCCGCATCATCAGTGTGTATGACAGTCGTAACTTGTCTGAAACTTTGTCAACTTTGGAAATTAATATAGCCCCTTCTGTGTTAATCCCCTTTTATGATGAAGACTCTGCTGTCCTCTTTCTTTCATCCAAG GGTGAAACAACAGTTTTTGCCTTTGAAATTGCTGAAGAAGCACCTCATATATTTGAACTGTCTCACTATAGGGTGAAAGAACCCTACCAG GCTGTGGGTTTCCTGCCAAAGACTGTCTGTGATATCAAGAAAGTAGAGTTTGCCAGAGCAGTCAAGCTGAATAAGACATCCATAGATTTAATCACCTTCCAGGTTCCTCGTGTAAAG ATGGAATATTTTCAAGACGACTTATTTCCTCCCTCAAGAGCATGGTGGGAGCCTGCATTGACTAGCAGTCAGTGGTTTGCAGGTGAAAATGGCCAGCAAAAGAAGTTGTCCCTCAAGCCAGCAGACATGAAGCCAT TGAGCGAAGCACCCAAAAGGGAGCCCATTGCTAGAAAATACGATAGCAGACATGAGTTGGATGATGCCAAGACGACAGATGAACAAAAAGAAGAG CTAATAAGCTCCATGGTTGAAAAATTGAGGAGTTACGACGAGGAACCTCTTCCACAGGACTTACATGAAGGAGTAGATGATGATGAATGG gATGACTGA